The Skermanella pratensis genome has a window encoding:
- a CDS encoding ABC transporter ATP-binding protein: MADVTLRDVRKSFGGLEIIHGVDLDIKDNEFTVFVGPSGCGKSTLLRLIAGLEDITSGEMTIDGVRVNDLPPKERGISMVFQSYALYPHMTVYDNMAFGLKLANSGKEAIDAKVREAARILQIENLLTRKPRELSGGQRQRVAIGRAIVREPKVFLFDEPLSNLDAALRVQMRIELAKLKEDLNATMVYVTHDQVEAMTLANKIVVLRAGHVEQVGSPLELYHHPRNLFVAGFIGSPKMNFIETTASGIDRDSATVRLPGGGTLTVPSRSAGLAPGAPVTLGFRPEHLVAAERGDAVLEGKVFVVERLGGETYCHVRTADGQSIVLRTDGEDTVRPGEQIRIGIPAGPAICSTATASPWTGWSATPWPTRRCPGTPMREAG, translated from the coding sequence ATGGCCGACGTCACGCTGCGCGACGTGCGCAAATCCTTCGGTGGCCTTGAAATCATCCATGGCGTCGATCTCGACATCAAGGACAACGAGTTCACCGTGTTCGTCGGCCCCTCCGGCTGCGGCAAGTCCACCCTGCTGCGCCTGATCGCGGGGCTGGAGGACATCACCAGCGGCGAGATGACCATCGACGGCGTCCGGGTCAACGATCTGCCGCCCAAGGAGCGCGGCATCTCCATGGTGTTCCAGAGCTACGCGCTCTACCCGCACATGACCGTGTACGACAACATGGCGTTCGGCCTGAAGCTGGCCAATTCCGGCAAGGAGGCGATCGACGCCAAGGTGCGGGAGGCGGCCCGCATCCTCCAGATCGAGAACCTGCTGACCCGCAAGCCGCGCGAGCTTTCCGGCGGCCAGCGCCAGCGCGTCGCGATCGGCCGGGCGATCGTTCGGGAGCCCAAGGTCTTCCTGTTCGACGAGCCGCTGTCCAACCTGGACGCGGCGCTGCGGGTGCAGATGCGGATCGAGCTGGCGAAGCTGAAGGAGGACCTGAACGCCACCATGGTCTATGTCACCCACGACCAGGTCGAGGCCATGACGCTGGCCAACAAGATCGTCGTGCTCCGGGCCGGCCACGTGGAGCAGGTCGGCTCCCCGCTGGAGCTGTACCACCACCCGCGCAACCTGTTCGTCGCGGGCTTCATCGGCAGCCCGAAGATGAACTTCATCGAGACCACGGCGAGCGGGATCGACCGCGACAGCGCCACGGTACGGCTTCCAGGCGGCGGCACCCTGACGGTTCCCTCCCGATCGGCCGGCCTGGCGCCCGGCGCCCCGGTCACGCTGGGCTTCCGCCCGGAGCATCTGGTTGCGGCGGAACGGGGCGACGCCGTCCTGGAGGGCAAGGTCTTCGTGGTCGAGCGGCTGGGCGGCGAGACCTATTGCCATGTCAGGACCGCGGACGGCCAGTCGATCGTGCTGCGCACCGACGGCGAGGACACCGTCCGCCCCGGCGAGCAGATCCGCATCGGCATCCCCGCCGGGCCTGCCATCTGTTCGACCGCGACGGCATCGCCCTGGACCGGCTGGAGCGCCACCCCATGGCCGACCAGGAGATGCCCCGGCACGCCCATGCGTGAGGCGGGGTGA
- a CDS encoding Fur family transcriptional regulator, which translates to MLSRLEQICVEKGLKMTEQRRVISRVLSAATDHPDVEQVFKRAADIDDKISIATVYRTVRLLEETGVIERLDFGDGRARFEEARDEHHHHLIDVQSGEVIEFNSDELEAIKQRIARDLGYKLLGHRLELYGVPLEGSARHSAK; encoded by the coding sequence ATGCTGTCGCGACTGGAGCAGATTTGCGTCGAGAAGGGACTGAAGATGACCGAGCAGCGGCGCGTCATCTCGCGCGTGCTGTCGGCCGCGACGGACCATCCCGACGTCGAGCAGGTCTTCAAGAGGGCTGCGGACATCGACGACAAGATCAGCATCGCCACGGTCTACCGGACCGTGCGGCTGCTGGAGGAGACCGGCGTCATCGAGCGGCTGGACTTCGGCGACGGGCGCGCCCGCTTCGAGGAGGCGCGCGACGAGCACCACCATCACCTGATCGACGTCCAGTCGGGCGAGGTGATCGAGTTCAATAGCGACGAGCTGGAAGCCATCAAGCAGCGTATCGCCAGGGATCTGGGGTACAAGCTCCTCGGCCACCGGCTCGAACTCTACGGCGTGCCGCTGGAAGGCTCCGCGCGGCACAGCGCGAAATGA
- a CDS encoding protein phosphatase CheZ, producing the protein MTEGGHLPEGDFQQIEEFISRTPRGRLFLREHTRRAQTGVAEEVRSLVADLRDLWKQQADANNMVNRVQVLRHELQDMSATISHARREIAALRPTEDGSDRFSTATNELDAIIVSTERASSDILTSAERILDMIGKLRDGGEAAELHSMIEGEVMEIFTACSFQDLTGQRTTKVINVLRYIEQRIGSMIAIWGVDNIRAEDMPRDPVDTRPDAHLLHGPSLDGIRQNEVDDLMSGLATAPPAVAAALGGPPDLPPAPVRKSPPAVAADPGGEEPPHPLNQSAIDALFG; encoded by the coding sequence ATGACTGAAGGTGGGCATCTGCCCGAGGGCGATTTCCAGCAGATCGAGGAGTTCATTTCGCGGACGCCGCGGGGCCGACTGTTCCTGCGCGAGCACACCCGGCGCGCCCAGACCGGCGTCGCGGAGGAGGTGAGGTCGCTGGTCGCCGACCTGCGCGATCTCTGGAAGCAGCAGGCGGACGCCAACAACATGGTCAACCGCGTCCAGGTCCTGCGGCACGAACTGCAGGACATGAGCGCCACGATCTCCCACGCCCGGCGGGAGATCGCGGCCCTGCGGCCGACCGAGGACGGCAGCGACCGCTTCTCCACGGCCACCAACGAGCTGGACGCCATCATCGTCTCGACCGAGCGCGCCTCGTCGGACATCCTGACCTCGGCCGAGCGCATCCTCGACATGATCGGCAAGCTGCGGGACGGGGGCGAAGCCGCGGAACTGCATTCGATGATCGAAGGCGAGGTGATGGAGATCTTCACCGCCTGCTCGTTCCAGGACCTGACCGGCCAGCGGACGACCAAGGTCATCAACGTCCTGCGCTACATCGAGCAGCGCATCGGATCGATGATCGCCATCTGGGGCGTGGACAACATCAGGGCGGAGGATATGCCGCGCGACCCGGTGGACACCAGGCCGGACGCCCATCTGCTCCACGGCCCCTCCCTGGACGGCATCCGCCAGAACGAGGTGGACGACCTGATGTCCGGCCTGGCGACGGCTCCCCCCGCGGTCGCCGCCGCCTTGGGCGGACCTCCCGACCTCCCCCCGGCCCCGGTTCGGAAGAGCCCTCCCGCCGTCGCCGCCGACCCCGGGGGGGAGGAGCCGCCCCATCCGTTGAACCAGTCCGCGATCGACGCCCTGTTCGGCTGA
- a CDS encoding sensor domain-containing phosphodiesterase, which yields MLELDLRVERQSAALGALARHDCFVRADLAVCLRRINCVAVETLEVARSSIWLLNEDGTALVCADHYDVSSAADNNGQILERADYPNYFRSILQDRVIAATDAQTDPRTCEFTESYLIPLGIASMLDAPILFGGRIVGVLCVEHIGLPRCWPRDEQVFTASLGDFVAMALAAEERNRAESALRRAEERYRSIFENAIEGLFQMCPDGRFTDVNPAMARMLGFADAAGFLAARGPVGTPLFVDPGRRAELMRLVDAQDRVVGFEAELYRRDGPVIWGGFSIRTVRGADGRVLRLEGSLEDVTLRRRAEDQLAHVALHDGLTNLPNRALFMDRLTQSLARARLSRIGTAAVMLLDMDRFSLINDSLGHAAGDRLLIDLTCRLTACMRPGDTLARLAGDEFAVLAEGLADRDAALDLAETLRSCVAGPFVVAADQELFASASAGVVFDVGGVQGPEDMLRHAGTALHQAKAQGRARCLAFTDDMRTEPLLTLKLQSDMRRAIERDEFLLYYQPILSLPDRRLTGFEALIRWNHAQRGLIPPATFIPIAEENGLMTDLGDWVTTAACRQMRIWQDRVGAPVPLSLSINMAPTQLIHPDAFALLDRAVAASGIDVRRMKLEVTETALAGDAELLPQRLRALRERGFQILIDDFGTGYSSLSRLHRFPIDGLKIDQSFVKPMLYDPDSAAIVRTIVALGKALDLDLFAEGVEDEGSAAELGRMQCDFAQGYLFARPLPVEAADALVDELAGVPAGRSADHPVRALSPA from the coding sequence GTGCTGGAACTGGATCTGAGAGTGGAGCGCCAGAGCGCCGCTCTGGGGGCGCTCGCGCGGCATGACTGCTTCGTCCGCGCCGACCTGGCCGTCTGCCTGCGCCGGATCAACTGCGTCGCGGTCGAGACGCTGGAAGTCGCCCGGTCGAGCATCTGGCTGCTGAACGAGGACGGCACGGCCCTGGTCTGCGCCGACCATTACGACGTATCGAGCGCAGCGGACAACAACGGACAGATCCTGGAGCGGGCCGACTATCCCAATTACTTCCGGTCGATCCTCCAGGACCGCGTCATCGCCGCCACCGATGCCCAGACCGACCCCCGGACCTGCGAGTTCACGGAGTCCTACCTCATCCCGCTGGGCATCGCCTCGATGCTCGACGCGCCGATCCTGTTCGGCGGGCGCATCGTGGGCGTGCTGTGCGTCGAGCATATCGGCCTGCCGCGCTGCTGGCCGCGCGACGAGCAGGTCTTCACCGCCTCCCTCGGGGACTTCGTGGCCATGGCCCTCGCCGCCGAGGAGCGGAACCGTGCCGAATCGGCCCTGCGCCGGGCCGAGGAACGCTATCGCAGCATCTTCGAGAATGCGATCGAAGGGCTTTTCCAGATGTGCCCGGACGGCCGCTTCACCGACGTCAACCCGGCCATGGCCCGCATGCTGGGCTTCGCCGACGCCGCCGGCTTCCTGGCCGCGCGCGGGCCGGTCGGAACGCCGCTCTTCGTCGATCCCGGCCGCCGCGCGGAGCTGATGCGGCTGGTCGACGCCCAGGACCGGGTGGTCGGCTTCGAGGCGGAACTGTACCGCCGCGACGGCCCGGTGATCTGGGGCGGCTTCAGCATCCGGACGGTGCGCGGCGCCGACGGCCGGGTCCTGCGCCTGGAAGGATCGCTGGAGGACGTGACCCTGCGCCGCCGGGCCGAGGACCAGCTCGCCCACGTGGCTCTCCATGACGGGCTGACCAACCTGCCCAACCGCGCCCTGTTCATGGACCGCCTGACGCAGAGCCTGGCCCGCGCCCGGCTTTCGAGGATCGGCACGGCGGCGGTCATGCTGCTCGACATGGACCGGTTCAGCCTGATCAACGACAGCCTGGGCCACGCGGCCGGCGACCGGCTGCTGATCGACCTGACGTGCCGGCTGACCGCGTGCATGCGTCCGGGGGATACCCTGGCCAGACTGGCCGGGGACGAGTTCGCCGTGCTGGCGGAGGGGCTGGCCGACCGGGACGCCGCGCTGGACCTGGCCGAAACCCTGAGGTCATGCGTGGCCGGGCCGTTCGTCGTGGCGGCCGACCAGGAGCTTTTCGCCTCCGCCAGCGCCGGCGTCGTCTTCGACGTCGGCGGAGTCCAGGGGCCGGAAGACATGCTGAGGCACGCGGGCACGGCGCTGCACCAGGCCAAGGCGCAGGGGCGCGCCCGCTGCCTCGCCTTCACCGACGACATGCGGACGGAGCCGCTGCTGACCCTGAAGCTCCAGAGCGACATGCGGCGCGCGATCGAGCGCGACGAATTCCTGCTCTACTACCAGCCGATCCTGTCCCTGCCGGACCGCCGGCTGACCGGTTTCGAGGCCCTGATCCGCTGGAACCATGCCCAGAGGGGGCTCATCCCGCCGGCGACCTTCATCCCCATCGCGGAGGAGAACGGCCTGATGACCGACCTGGGCGACTGGGTCACCACCGCGGCCTGCCGGCAGATGCGCATCTGGCAGGACCGCGTCGGCGCACCGGTGCCGCTGTCGCTCAGCATCAACATGGCGCCGACCCAGCTCATCCATCCCGACGCCTTCGCGCTGCTCGACCGCGCCGTCGCGGCGAGCGGCATCGATGTCCGCAGGATGAAGCTGGAAGTCACCGAGACGGCGCTCGCCGGCGACGCCGAGTTGCTCCCGCAGCGGCTGCGGGCGCTGAGGGAGCGGGGATTCCAGATCCTGATCGACGATTTCGGAACCGGCTACTCGTCGCTGAGCCGTCTTCACCGGTTCCCGATCGACGGGCTCAAAATCGACCAGAGCTTCGTCAAGCCGATGCTCTACGATCCCGACAGCGCGGCCATCGTGCGGACCATCGTGGCGCTCGGCAAGGCGCTGGACCTGGACCTGTTCGCCGAAGGCGTGGAGGACGAGGGATCGGCGGCTGAACTGGGGCGCATGCAGTGCGACTTCGCCCAGGGCTACCTGTTCGCCCGGCCGCTGCCGGTCGAGGCCGCCGATGCCCTGGTGGACGAACTGGCCGGGGTACCGGCCGGGCGGTCGGCCGACCATCCGGTCCGGGCGCTCAGCCCAGCTTGA
- a CDS encoding heavy metal-binding domain-containing protein: MIITTTDQVEGRRVVDYLGVVTGEAIIGVNVFRDFFAGIRDIVGGRSGGYQNALKDAREHAMADLRDAAKRLGADAVVAVDLDYEVLGKENGMLMVSINGTAVKLG; encoded by the coding sequence ATGATCATTACCACTACCGATCAGGTCGAGGGCCGCCGCGTCGTCGACTACCTGGGCGTCGTCACGGGCGAGGCGATCATCGGCGTCAACGTCTTCCGGGATTTCTTCGCGGGCATCCGCGACATCGTCGGCGGCCGGTCCGGAGGCTACCAGAATGCCCTCAAGGACGCGCGCGAACATGCCATGGCGGACCTTCGGGATGCCGCCAAGCGCCTGGGTGCCGACGCGGTGGTCGCGGTGGACCTCGACTACGAGGTGCTCGGCAAGGAAAACGGGATGCTGATGGTCAGCATCAACGGCACGGCGGTCAAGCTGGGCTGA